The sequence below is a genomic window from Thioclava nitratireducens.
GCGCGGGGTGTTCGGGCGCGATGTTGAGCGCGTCGAAATTGTGCCAGTCGTCCTCAATCTGCGGGCCTTCGGCGACCGCAAAGCCCATATCGGCGAAGATCGCGGTGACCTCGTCCATCACCTGAGAGACCGGGTGAATGGTGCCCTGCCGCCGCGGACGGCCCGGCAGCGTCACATCCAGCCATTCCTCGCGCAGCCGCGCATCGAGCGCCGCATCCGCCAGCGCCGCCTTCTTCGCGCGCAGCGCCGCGTCGATCTCGTCCTTCAGCACGTTGAGCGCCTTGCCCGTGGTCTGGCGCTCCTCCGGGGTCATCTTGCCCAGCTCACGCATCTTCAGGCTGATCTCGCCCTTCTTGCCCAAGGCGGCCAGACGGATCTCTTCCAGCGCGGCCTCGTCGGTCACATCGGCCACGGCGTTCAGGTATTTATCGCGAAGCTCTTGCATATCATTCCCCGGGAATTTGCCTCGGAGACGGGTTAGCCGCGCCGGCGCGCCTTTGCAACCTCGCGCTTGCAGGCAAAGGGCGGATGGGGGCGCTGCCCGACCGTTATTTGTCGCGCAGGCATCACCTGCAATTTGATTGATGAAAAGCCCGCCAGAGCACTGGCGGGCTTTGCTTTCATCTGCGGGCGGCAGAGGCGTTGGACGAAACTCGGATCAACTCCCCTTCTCTTCGGTCACCGTCGGCTAGGCCCTTTCGTCGGTCTTCGCCTCAATAGTCGAGCGAGCGACGGGAGCCGTGGATTCCGGCTCGGGAGGCAGGCTGTTGAGGTAGTCCGCGATCCGCTTGCTGTCAGCGACGCTGGACGCATCGGAAAGCGTCTCAAGGAAGGTTTCGACCTCGCTCCGCGGAGCCTTGTCGAGCCATTTGCCAAACGCGTCGAGGACATAGCGCCGCCGACGCAGCTGAGCTTTGTGCTCCTTCTCGGCGACCTTCGTGATCTTGTCCTGGATGCGGCAGTATTCGTTGAAGATCGCGTCGCGTTTCGTCTGGGGGATTTGAACCGTCATAGGGTATTCCTTTCGTTAATAAGTCCGGTTGGACCCTAAAGCTGGGGCGTCATGGGCAGAGTAAAAACGGGAATCTTTTGCTCACCGTTCGTCTTCCTTTTCGGGCCCCTGATCACCCTTCCGAACGGCTCGCATCGCACGCTCCAGCTCCGCTCCGGGCTTCGTGGTCTCGGCGACGAAACGCTTCCTGAAAGCTTCTGGCAGAGCGCCGGCGATCTTGTTGCGGAGCGCGAGAAGCGCGGTCTCAGCGCGCATGACTGCATTCATGCGCGTCTCGACCTCCGCCTCTGCGCGACGGGTCGCGGTTTGCCGGAAGGCGCCATAGGTCCGCTCCAGATGACGGATCAGCTTTCGCGCGGCGGGAGCGGGGTTGGTGAGCACGCGTTCCAGACCTTTCCGGGTCTCGAGAGCGGCTTGATCGTCGCGCCGGATTGCGAGGCGCCCGTCCTCTCCGGGCCGCAGGTTTCCTCGTGCGGCCTGCTCGGCGATCTGCAGCACCTCGTCCGCCGCCTGCGTGCGCATTTGAGCCTGTGCAGACGCGGTGTGCGCCTCTTGTGACTTTCGATCGGCTTCACGCTTCGCGCGCGCAGCTTCATCCCGCTCTGCCTGTGCCGATTTTTGTTCGGCCTTGAGCTTGCGGGCTTCACTCGCCAGTCGCAGCTCTTCGTCGGCCCGCCAGATGTGAGCGGGGATGTGCCTACGCTTCTTCGGAATCTCGACGCTTGGGTCTGTCTTGCGGGCCTCCTTGGCCTTGCGGCGTGCCTCTGCGCGTCGCTCGCCTCGGGTGAGACCCAGCTCAGCGAAGAAGGCTCCGACGTCGTCTTGCGCCTTCTCATAGTCCTTGAGAAGCGGATGCGCGGAGGGCTGGAGCATGCGTTGGTGCCCGCTGCGCTTTGAGTGTTTCTCGTGCCATGGGGCGATAATGCCGTGGATATGGAAGGTCGTCTCGTCACGGTCGGCGCGCGCATGGACCAGCATGTCGCCGAAGCGGCTCTTTAGCCATTCGAGCGCGCGCGCTTCGAACTGGCGTTCTCGCGCCTCTTGCTCGCGGATGTCGAAGAGCTTGGCACTGTCGCTCGTCTCTTCGAACCACTCCTTGTTGGCGGTGATGATGAACTCGCGCAGAGGGCCACCTTTCGACGCACGCCACGGATCGCGAGGGCCTTCGATAAGGCGTTTCTGCGCTTCGTTGGAGCCGCGTGTGCGCTGCAGACCCTCGACCTCTTGATTGAGGTTTTGCAGGCGGGCGAGTTCGATGTCAGCCTTCAGGGATTCGAGCCAGTCCTCTTCGCCGTGGAGGTGGCGATTGAGTGGAGTGCGTTCGTGATCGAAATGGTCCATGTCGCGTTGCTTGCGTCGGAGATGCAGGTCGTAGCGGTGGAGCTGATGCGGGAACATCTCCTCGAAGCGGAGCGCGATCGGGTGGGCGCCGGCCGCTTCGGCGACGTTGAGCGTTTCGAACGGGTAGTGGATGGACATTTTGGATTCCTGACTGGTGATCATCAGGAGATCGCGCTGCGCACGTGAACCCAAAATTTGTAGTGACGAAGTAGAAAGAAATGAGGCGGCAATCTACGCCCAAACGCGCGACTTCGAATTCATCGGCGCCGAATCCTCAGAGAATCAGGTTTTTCAGGGGGGTATACGCGTGCGTGTTGGGTTGTGAAGCTTCGATTTCTTGAATCTTGCCTCATGGAAGAACCTGTGTGTAATCTTCGACAACTGAGGGGTTAAAACCCTAATGGGCTTAGGTCGGATTTAATGGAAAATCTTTTCTTTTTGGGGTAGCAAATGACCGCGGGACAACACGCTGAGTGGCTCAGGGAGGGGGTTCAAAGCTGGAATCGCCGTCGAAAAAAGGTGAGCTTCTCGCCGGATTTGCGGGGTGTAAATTTTTTCGATTTTCTACCGCCTGATTTTCGTGACTCGCCAAAAACTTCGAGATACTTTGAAAGGATTGATCTTTCAGACGCTGATCTTTCTGGCGCGAACCTCTCCCATCTTAATTTTTCTCACGGTAAATTTTCGGGCGCCAATCTGTCGAACTCTGATATGTCTTTGTCGAACTTTAATGGTGCGAATTTTAAGGACGCGAATTTATCTAAAGCAAATGCGCAAATGTCACAGTTTGTCGGATCGATTTTTGAAAACACTAACCTTCGAGATGCCGACCTTCATGGGGCAAGTATTATAGATTCCACTTTTATTGGAACCGTGCTTACTGTATCTCAGAGGCGTAACTTAGAGGCTTGGTCTGAAATTAATCCGAAGGATGAGTTGCTCGATTCCCCCGTTATGAGAAAGATTTCAGATGGCGCGATGAAAATTGAAGGCGCAGGAGGACTTTTTTCTAGAGGCCAGGCGGTGGAAGTTAAGACGCCTAAGATTCGCTATGATGTCTTCTTTGGAACCAATAGAAACAAGATTGTTCAAAGGGGGGAGATAGTTGATTATGGAGACGCTAATGCTGAACAACTAAGCTATGGTGTGTGCGAGGTGATTGTTCCAGAAGGCCATAGAATAGGCTCGCTGGGTTCGCCACTTTGGAAGAGGCTAATGAATCGGCATGATGATCGTCTTAGTGTTCATCGTTTAATTTCTCTAGATAGCGAGCTCTTCGGTAAATATATCAGAGATTCAGCTCGCCGCATGAAGAGAAAGGAGTGCCCAACCATATTTGTCCATGGCTTCAATACTACGTTCAAAGATGCGGTGTTAAGAGCGGCTCAGATTGGGTATGATCTTGGAGTGGGGCAAGGGATTGGACTTTTCAGCTGGCCGTCGAAAGGAAAGATTTACAAATACACTTCTGATGAGGCGGCCGTAGAGGTTAGTAAGTATTTACTCGCAGAATTTATAAAGAAGTTTATTTCCGACCAAGAGGGGAGAAGGGTTAATATAATTGCGCACAGCATGGGTTGCAGGTGCGCAATTGGTGCGCTTGAAGTTCTTGCGAAAGGGAATACGAATACTTTGAAAAGGATCAATCAGGTTATTTTGGCGGCTGCTGACATCGATGCTGGCATTATGCCTCATCAAGGCGTGGATGTAATAAAACATTGCAGGCGCGTCACCTCTTACGTCTCTGACTTGGATGCTGCGTTGAAAGTTTCGGGTTGGCTTCATAGCTTTCCTCGGGTCGGGATAACACCCCCAACCTTCGTCTTGAGTGGCATGGATACAGTGCTCGTTAACGATCTTGATCTCGGAAACTTCTCGCATGCCTACGTCGGAAGCAGTCGCACGATCCTAAGTGATATTTTTGCCCTATTGAAGAGCAATGCAGAACCCGTGGACCGGCACGCAATTGAACGCGTTTCCGATAATTTTGGAAATTATTGGAGAATGAAGTCTTGAGTGGTTTATTTTGTGTTAATCTTTTTCTTCCTCTTGATGCGCAACTTTTTTAATTTTCAATCAAAGTGCTCATAGACGGACAGAGCGCGGCGAGGAAAATGTGCATTAAGTTCGTCCACATCGACTCTAGTTTTCTTCAGCGTAAATTTGTCCTTGACTTCATGCATCTCATAAAATTTTATCGGCCTTTCGCGCTCTGAAAGCGCTTGAACTATTGCAAACTTGACAGCCACATTACAACGTATTCCAAATATAACCTCTTCTAGTTCGAGGGGGGAGTCACGCACTCCGCGTTCTCCGACGAGTCGCCACTCACGCTCGTAACGCCAGCTCGCAGCTTTACGCAACAAGACCGCTTCGTCGACACGGCGCCGGGCTTTGGCGTCATGATCCATTGTGGCAACATCACTTGCGCGGACCATTCGACTTCCACCATATTGAACTTTATGCAGATCTGCTCTTTTATTGGTGGGAATTGAATATGCAGCACATATTCCGTTGTGTTGGTCGCCATAGTGACTCCACATAAGTGGGCAGGTCGAGCGAGACCCGAAGGAGACAATTCCTCGATCATATCGGAGTAATAGCTCTTTCTCGATGTAATGCTGCAATAGTGAACTCAGGGGATCTTCCACCAAAGCGCTAGGATCCGTTGCTAAGTAGCGAATCTCATCCAATAGCTGCGATGCTGTTTTTTGGACTTGCCTGTTTATGTGCTCTAAGGTCCGGATCCCTCGATATCTGAGAGATTTCGCCGCAGCTTCCATCTCTGCTGTGGCGCGCTGCTGTCGCATTCGAGTTAAAATTTGCTCTAATTGATCATTTGTGACATCCGCCTCAAGTGACGGGCGACAATCCAATGGGTCGTTGAAATCCGCGGGGTCGGAGAAATATAGTTCATCTCGGACGAGCATATCGAGCAAGCGAGGACTGAATGCTCTATATTTATATAGGCGTTTGGGGAGTTTTATGGTCTCTGTCATCTAAATCTATTCTGGCGTGAAAGTTTCATGAATGCCCTCCGGCACTGAGAAATCGGATTTCAGTCGTGTCGCTGATGAATCAGGCGTCCACTGAAAGTATCTTGATTGAGCTCCGTGTCTCGGAACACCGTAGTGAAGCTTGTTGCGCCTTACTAGTCTGCCACGCCATTACTCACTAAGCATCTGACATTCCGGGCCGTTGGCCCTCCCTGTCAGAAGCCGTTCGCCGGGGCGCTGCCCCGGACCCCGCGCCTTCCGCGGGACCGAAGGGCGGTCGCTCGCCGCGCCCCCTCCGGCCTCCCCCTGGCGTCCTCCGACGGACCATAGGGGCGCTCGCCGCCCCCTCTGGACTACCCCGGCCGCCTTCCGCGGGACCAGAGGGTCGTCGTTCTGCACTCCCCCTCTGGACACCCCCTGCGCCCGGGGGAGGCCGCTTGGGCGCGCCTCCCCCGAACCCCCTCCAGCACTGCGCCGGTTCTCGACTGACCGCGGGCCAGGGCCCGAACGGTTTCGCGTGAATGGCCGCCGAGGCGTCCGGGTTTCGGTCGCGCGGTCGATATGACGCGCGACCGAAACCCGGACACCCCGAAGGGGCCGGAGCGGGAGCGTGTCGATCTTTTCCCAAAATGGAGAACCCCATGTTCGACAACGTTCCCTCGACCGTCGAGACGACGACGCAGGCGTGGTCCGAGACCTTGCGCTCTGGCGACATCGTCTCGTTCCGCTTCCCTACGGACGAAGGCAAGACCGGCCCCGAACCGAAGGCCCGTCCTTGTCTCGTTCTCGCGTCCGCCCTGATCTCAGGGCAGCGCTGGCTCACCATCGCCTACGGCACCTCCGTTACCGAGAAGGTCCGCAAGGGCTATGCGATCCCGCTCGGCTCGCACGACGCGCGGGTGGCCGGGCTCGAGCGCGCGACGGCGTTTCGCGGCGATCGCATCGTTATCGTGCGTCCCAACAATCGCGCCTTCGCGGTCAGCCCGACCCTGCGCACCCCTGTCCTCGGCCGTCTGACCGGGCGTCCGCTGGAGCGGATGCATGCGATACGGGCGCGCCTCCAGGCCGAGGCCGACATCGCCGCCGAGGCGCGCGCCGAGCGCCGCCGTGCGCGCATCGATGACCGCAAGTCGCTGATCGAAGCCCGGGCCCGGGCCGCGGCGCGGGCGGTCATCACCGGCACCTGACGCTGAAGCCTTTCGGCAGCGTCAGTTCGCCGGCGCTGCCGCCTTTTCCTCTCTCAACAGGAGTTTCAACAATGCTCGTTCCCAACATGATCCCGAGCGGCAACACCCATCGGATCATACTGTCCTCGCCCGACCAGAAAACGCCCGATCTCGACCGGATCCAGGACATCGCCGCCGATGCGACCGGCGCGCTGCGCCTTGCCCTGCAATCGGCCTCTGATCTCTCTCAAGGCATCGCCGAAGATATCCGCACGGAGCTCACTGCGCTCGAGCGTAGGCTGGAGCGGCGCGACACGATCGGCGACGGGGCTCGCGCCGAAATCGCGCTCTGCATCGAGCGGCTCGGGGCCTTCCTCCCCGACGACACGGTCGAGGTGTTTCGCGACGAACTGAGGGTGGCGCTGAACCACTCGGAGCGCGTCGCCGATTTGATAGCGGCGGATCAAGAAGTCCGCCGTCTTCGGTGGCTCGGCAAGTAAGCTAGCCACCCAACTTGGGGCGCGGGTCCGAACGGGATCTGCGCCCCCTTTTTTTGGGA
It includes:
- a CDS encoding plasmid recombination protein — protein: MSIHYPFETLNVAEAAGAHPIALRFEEMFPHQLHRYDLHLRRKQRDMDHFDHERTPLNRHLHGEEDWLESLKADIELARLQNLNQEVEGLQRTRGSNEAQKRLIEGPRDPWRASKGGPLREFIITANKEWFEETSDSAKLFDIREQEARERQFEARALEWLKSRFGDMLVHARADRDETTFHIHGIIAPWHEKHSKRSGHQRMLQPSAHPLLKDYEKAQDDVGAFFAELGLTRGERRAEARRKAKEARKTDPSVEIPKKRRHIPAHIWRADEELRLASEARKLKAEQKSAQAERDEAARAKREADRKSQEAHTASAQAQMRTQAADEVLQIAEQAARGNLRPGEDGRLAIRRDDQAALETRKGLERVLTNPAPAARKLIRHLERTYGAFRQTATRRAEAEVETRMNAVMRAETALLALRNKIAGALPEAFRKRFVAETTKPGAELERAMRAVRKGDQGPEKEDER
- a CDS encoding alpha/beta hydrolase yields the protein MTAGQHAEWLREGVQSWNRRRKKVSFSPDLRGVNFFDFLPPDFRDSPKTSRYFERIDLSDADLSGANLSHLNFSHGKFSGANLSNSDMSLSNFNGANFKDANLSKANAQMSQFVGSIFENTNLRDADLHGASIIDSTFIGTVLTVSQRRNLEAWSEINPKDELLDSPVMRKISDGAMKIEGAGGLFSRGQAVEVKTPKIRYDVFFGTNRNKIVQRGEIVDYGDANAEQLSYGVCEVIVPEGHRIGSLGSPLWKRLMNRHDDRLSVHRLISLDSELFGKYIRDSARRMKRKECPTIFVHGFNTTFKDAVLRAAQIGYDLGVGQGIGLFSWPSKGKIYKYTSDEAAVEVSKYLLAEFIKKFISDQEGRRVNIIAHSMGCRCAIGALEVLAKGNTNTLKRINQVILAAADIDAGIMPHQGVDVIKHCRRVTSYVSDLDAALKVSGWLHSFPRVGITPPTFVLSGMDTVLVNDLDLGNFSHAYVGSSRTILSDIFALLKSNAEPVDRHAIERVSDNFGNYWRMKS
- a CDS encoding DUF2971 domain-containing protein, translating into MTETIKLPKRLYKYRAFSPRLLDMLVRDELYFSDPADFNDPLDCRPSLEADVTNDQLEQILTRMRQQRATAEMEAAAKSLRYRGIRTLEHINRQVQKTASQLLDEIRYLATDPSALVEDPLSSLLQHYIEKELLLRYDRGIVSFGSRSTCPLMWSHYGDQHNGICAAYSIPTNKRADLHKVQYGGSRMVRASDVATMDHDAKARRRVDEAVLLRKAASWRYEREWRLVGERGVRDSPLELEEVIFGIRCNVAVKFAIVQALSERERPIKFYEMHEVKDKFTLKKTRVDVDELNAHFPRRALSVYEHFD
- a CDS encoding type II toxin-antitoxin system PemK/MazF family toxin translates to MFDNVPSTVETTTQAWSETLRSGDIVSFRFPTDEGKTGPEPKARPCLVLASALISGQRWLTIAYGTSVTEKVRKGYAIPLGSHDARVAGLERATAFRGDRIVIVRPNNRAFAVSPTLRTPVLGRLTGRPLERMHAIRARLQAEADIAAEARAERRRARIDDRKSLIEARARAAARAVITGT